AATTATACTGAAGGTGATCCGATTTAACGGTTGTAACGCCATTGTGGTGGCTAAGAAATTTATTTGTCTGGCGTGACATTGGGCTTTTTGAACAAAAAAGCCTTTTTTGATCGTGCCCGGGAAATTGAGCGATCGATAGCGCTTGAATGTTTTATTAAATTATAGTAGTCTGAATTGAAAGATAAATCATTAACCGTACTTTAAAAAAGGAAAATAACCATGGATAAATTATCCTTTATGCTGCCCAAGCGCATTATCGACGGCCACGTCCATGGCCGGGATATGGACCAGGCAAAAAAGTCGACCGTGCTTCAGATTGTTTATGAAGCTGTGCTTTCCGGTTTGGGCATTATTTGTCTGATGCCGAACACGGATCCGCCGATCAATAATCTGCTGGTTTTGAAGCGCTATTTGAATCTGATTGATCACGCCCAGGAATGTTTTGGCTATTCTGTTCTCTGCTACGTTTTGTTCGGCGTGACCGATAATAATCTCACGGAATGCGAAAAAGCCCTGGAAGATCCCAAAGTGGTCGGTTTGAAGATTTATCCTTGGGGTAACGGCAAACCCGTAACTACCGGAACGTGCGGCGTGGCAAATCCGGCGACGATCATCGCGGCCATGCGCTTGGCCAAAGCCAAGGACAAAGTGGTCGAGGTTCACTGCGATGATCCGGAAATAATCGCCGCCGAAGGCTACACGATCAGGGCGGAAGTAGAATATGATCGAATGGTCATTGAATGCATGCGGCAAGTGCCGGGAGCCAGAGTAAAGATCTGCCATGTTTCTTGCTGGGCCGGCGCCGAACTTATTTTGGCGGCCCAGGCCGAGGGCTTGCGGATCGCCTTGGAAATATGCGCTCAATATCTCTGGTTCGATGACCAGGGCGCCAATTGGCGGCCAGGGCTGTCGCCCAATTATTATCAGTGTTTGAATCGTTTGCGCGGTCCGGATCAGCGGGAAAAACTGGTCGGGTTGCTTTCTCAAGACAGCAATTTGATCATTGTTTCTTCCGATCACGCGCCGCATACGAAGCTGGAAAAGCTGGCCAAAGATTTTCCCAGCGGCATTGTTTCATTGCACGAAAGAGTTCCGGTCGCGGTGACTTTTGCCAAGCGCCTTAATATTTCGGAGGCGCAAGTGGCCCGGCTGATCTCTTTCAATGAAGCTGATTTTTTGGGACTCACCATTGATCGCGAGCTGGTTCCGGTGGAAATCGTCGAAAGAGAAGACGATTTTGTTTACAATAACGGAGCCGTGGAAAATCCTTGGTTAGGAAGCAAAATGTTTTTTCCGGACTGGAAGGATTTGCCATTCAGGCCCGAAGTTATTTTCTAGTATTTAAAAGCCTCGGTTTGGATCGATCCAAACCGAGGCGTTTTTTTGTAGAAATTACTGGAACATTTTTACCTTTCCCGTCAGTTGGCTGACGTGAGACAGGCCATGGCGCTCGAGAAATTTCGGCAAGCCGTTTCTGATGTCTTGAAAAACGTGCTTATTGGGAAAAGTCTCGGTGCCGACGAAAACTGCCGCCGCCCCCACCAGCAAGAATTGCGCCGCATCGTCGACACAGGTGATTCCGCCGCCGCCGATGATCGGAATTTTCAGTTTCGACTGAAAGAGCTTGCTCACCTCGGCGACCGCCACCGGCATTATCGGATGGCCGGAATAGCCGCCATAATTCGTGCCGATCTTGGGCCGGAAAGTTTGAGTATCAATCACCATTCCTTTCAAGGTGTTGATGGCTGAAACAGCATCAGCTCCGGCGTCATCTACCGCGTGACCGATCTCCGCGATATTGGTAACGTTCGGCGTCAGCTTGATGATAAGATATTTGTCCGTAGCTTTACGGATTTCCGTGACCAGGCGATAGACAACACCCGATTCGACGCCGAAAGTCATTCCGCCTACTTTAACATTAGGGCAAGAGACATTTACCTCGTAGGCGGCGAAATCCAGCGGATTAAGCAGTTCTACCAACTCGACAAATTTCGGGGTCGAATCTTCGGCAATATTGACTATTATCTGCTTGCCCAATGCCTGCCAGAGCGGCCATTTTTCTTTGATAAACCGCTTGACGCCGACGTTGGCCAAGCCGATCGAGTTGATCATCCCGCCGCAATCAGTTTCACAGATTCGCGGACCGCGATTTCCCGGACGTTCTTCAAGCGTTACCGTTTTAGTAACGACAATATCCAAATCGCCGCCGAATTCCCGGGCGGTTTTTTCATCAAAACAGCCCGAGCCGTTGGTAATCGGCAAACCGAACTTAAGGGTCCGGCCGCTTTTCCCGCGGAGGATAGTCAGCAAGGGATCGTCCGCCGGATCTTTTTTCGATTTGACGGTTACTTCCGATTCCTCGCTTTTTTCCTTTTCCAGGACGAATTCTGACCAATCGATTTTGTCCGCCGGAAAGATCGGTCCGTGCTTGCAAGCCTGCCGAAAAGTTTTGTCAGTCATTTTGATGGCGCAACCTTGGCAAGCGCCGGTACTGCAAGCCATCAATACTTCGACTGAAACAAAACAGGGCGCGCCGTACTCGACGCATAGCTCGTTGACCTTGCGCAGCATCGGCCGCGGGCCGCAGGCGATCACCGCCGTATCCGGTTTTTTTTCGGCCAGGGCTTCGCGCAAAAGATCCGTAACTTTCCCGCCGTTAACCGGATCGTCTTCGCAGATGCTTTGGATGTCGGTCGGAAAAATTCCGAAATCGATCAAGATCTTATTGCCGAGCAGCTTCTTCTCCGTCCGGGCGCCTTTAAGGAATTGCACATTTTTTCCGGCTCGAATCGAATCCTTTACCAGAGAATACAATCCCACTTCGCCGGTTCCGCCGCTGACGAAAAGCAGATTCTTTTCGGGCGGCAGTTCAAAGCCCTGGCCGCACGGGCCGCAAATTTCTAATTCAGCTCCGGGCTGAAGCTTGGCATATAATCTCGTGTTGGACGATTCGCCGCCGACCGCTTCGATGATCAGATAAAGCACGTCGCCGTTGATCATGGCGATGGAAAATGGCCGCCTCATCCGCTTGCTGTTCAACGGCCGCAAAGTAACGAATTGCCCGGGTTTGATTTTTGATTTTTCAATTCCCGGAACCCGCAGTCGGAAGAGAAAGATTTCCGATCCGTCCTTGGTTTCTTTGATACTGAGAACTTCCGCATTGGCCGACATTTGTTCCTCCATGATTTCCGCCTTTCTGACTTAATTTATAGTTTATTGTGAATGTGCAAAAATTTGGAATATCGCCGGTACGAGTAGCGATATCTTCGGCTAATCTTATAATAAATTAGTGGCGCGGTCAAATCGGGAATACATCGCATTTCCCGCGGTTGACAGACGCGATGAAAGCGGTAAAATCTATATTAGTTACTTAGTTAATTAGTCAATTAGTTGAATGGTTGATAAACGGATGACTTAATTTGCTAATAAACTAAAAATTTATCAACCAATTGACTAATTAACCAATCAACTATGTCTTATCAAGAACATATCGAAGTAGTGGAGGGGAAGCAGCCGAAGAGCAAAATCATGCTTTACGGCTTAAGCACTTGCATGTGGTGCGAAAAAGCCAAAGAACTTTTGGACGAACTGGGAATTGCTTACAGCCATCTGACGGTTGATCAACTGGAGGGCGCCGATCAGGATGAAGCTTATGAATTGGTTTCCAAATATAATCCTGACCAATCTTTCCCGACAATTGTTTTGGACGACGGCAAAAGAGTGATCATCGGTTTTAGCGAAGACGAATTGCGAGCTTTGGCCGCATAATATTCCCCTCCCCAGGAGGCCCGCCTCCGCTAAAGCTGCGGCAGGGCAAGGGTGGCTCATCTTGAAAAAGATAGCTTGCCCAGCGAAGCTCCGCCGCGGAGCGAAGTTGGGGGGTGGGTTTCATTAAATAATTATCATGGAAAAAATAGTCATTCCGCCAAATGAAACCGAAGACCTGTTTAACAAACTGACTCTGCAAGGAGCCGGCCGTGGTTATTTTTTGAATCACAACGAAAAAATGGCGAAGAGCCTGTGCGAAGCCTTGTTGAAAAATGAAAAGCGCTACGGCCATCAGGTTTGTCCTTGCCGCCTTTCGGCCGGCAGCCGCGAAGCTGACCTGGACGTAATTTGTCCGTGCGATTATCGCGATCCTGATCTCCTTCAATATGGCGTCTGTTACTGCGGCCTCTACGTCACTAAAAAAATCTTTAACGATAAAACGCCGACCAAACCGATTCCCGAGCGGCGCCCTAATAAAGAAATAAGATTACAAAATAAACAAAAATACATGGAAGAACAAAACCAACCCAAAAATATCAACAAATTGCCTTATCCCGTGATGCGTTGCTCAGTCTGCGGTTACATCTGCGCCCGCGACGAAGCCCCCGAAGTCTGCCCGATCTGCGGCGCTTCTCACGACCGGTTCCAAAGATTCATTTAACAAAACAGGCCGCGAGGCCTGTTTTCGTTTGCTTTTATAGAAAATCAGTGCTATAGATAATTGATGTTCTTTCCCAAGCGTCTAGCCGTGGCATAGCAATCCGCAAACCCCGGTCAAAGCGCAAAACAAAGGAGAGGTTATGGCTACTAAAGCTCTTTCAGCAGGCCAGCAGCGGGAAATCATTTCCCGTATTGTCGGTCAGGTCGATTGGGATTCTCTTGATGGTGAATACTTACAAAAAAAGGTAATTAGTCTGCCACCAAAAGAATTCGGCAGGCAATTCACTGATTTTTTGCGTTACGGCTGCCAGTTTATCTTCAACAATCCCCGCCCCAAAGAACTTGCCCTCGTTGATTCTTATATTTTTCAGGATAAAAACTGGAAGGTTTGGAAGGGCCCGGTTGATGGCGATGGCTTATCCGGCGAAGAAGATATCGATTGGCGCTCGTTGGCGATCGATAAGATTGAGGCGCATAAACTAATTATCGCCGATTGTCTTTTGGAAGGCGAGAAAGTTATCGCCGCGGAAGAAATACGGCTGCGCCTAAGGAAGAGTAAAATTTTGATTCCGCTCGGCTTCAAAGCCTTTCAATATCTCTGGCTTGATTACCAGGCCGACCGTGGCGGTTCGATTCTTGAGTGGCTTTACCGGACAAAAGGGA
Above is a window of Patescibacteria group bacterium DNA encoding:
- a CDS encoding dihydroorotase family protein, whose translation is MDKLSFMLPKRIIDGHVHGRDMDQAKKSTVLQIVYEAVLSGLGIICLMPNTDPPINNLLVLKRYLNLIDHAQECFGYSVLCYVLFGVTDNNLTECEKALEDPKVVGLKIYPWGNGKPVTTGTCGVANPATIIAAMRLAKAKDKVVEVHCDDPEIIAAEGYTIRAEVEYDRMVIECMRQVPGARVKICHVSCWAGAELILAAQAEGLRIALEICAQYLWFDDQGANWRPGLSPNYYQCLNRLRGPDQREKLVGLLSQDSNLIIVSSDHAPHTKLEKLAKDFPSGIVSLHERVPVAVTFAKRLNISEAQVARLISFNEADFLGLTIDRELVPVEIVEREDDFVYNNGAVENPWLGSKMFFPDWKDLPFRPEVIF
- a CDS encoding dihydroorotate dehydrogenase produces the protein MEEQMSANAEVLSIKETKDGSEIFLFRLRVPGIEKSKIKPGQFVTLRPLNSKRMRRPFSIAMINGDVLYLIIEAVGGESSNTRLYAKLQPGAELEICGPCGQGFELPPEKNLLFVSGGTGEVGLYSLVKDSIRAGKNVQFLKGARTEKKLLGNKILIDFGIFPTDIQSICEDDPVNGGKVTDLLREALAEKKPDTAVIACGPRPMLRKVNELCVEYGAPCFVSVEVLMACSTGACQGCAIKMTDKTFRQACKHGPIFPADKIDWSEFVLEKEKSEESEVTVKSKKDPADDPLLTILRGKSGRTLKFGLPITNGSGCFDEKTAREFGGDLDIVVTKTVTLEERPGNRGPRICETDCGGMINSIGLANVGVKRFIKEKWPLWQALGKQIIVNIAEDSTPKFVELVELLNPLDFAAYEVNVSCPNVKVGGMTFGVESGVVYRLVTEIRKATDKYLIIKLTPNVTNIAEIGHAVDDAGADAVSAINTLKGMVIDTQTFRPKIGTNYGGYSGHPIMPVAVAEVSKLFQSKLKIPIIGGGGITCVDDAAQFLLVGAAAVFVGTETFPNKHVFQDIRNGLPKFLERHGLSHVSQLTGKVKMFQ
- a CDS encoding glutaredoxin family protein, producing the protein MSYQEHIEVVEGKQPKSKIMLYGLSTCMWCEKAKELLDELGIAYSHLTVDQLEGADQDEAYELVSKYNPDQSFPTIVLDDGKRVIIGFSEDELRALAA
- a CDS encoding ferredoxin-thioredoxin reductase catalytic domain-containing protein, translating into MEKIVIPPNETEDLFNKLTLQGAGRGYFLNHNEKMAKSLCEALLKNEKRYGHQVCPCRLSAGSREADLDVICPCDYRDPDLLQYGVCYCGLYVTKKIFNDKTPTKPIPERRPNKEIRLQNKQKYMEEQNQPKNINKLPYPVMRCSVCGYICARDEAPEVCPICGASHDRFQRFI